A genomic stretch from Trichlorobacter lovleyi includes:
- the amrS gene encoding AmmeMemoRadiSam system radical SAM enzyme, with amino-acid sequence MNEALFYSKLDDNHVQCMLCPRYCHIEPGYFGNCHARKNCDGQLISTVYGKLAAINTDPIEKKPLYHFFPGREILSVGTTGCNLHCIFCQNFTLSQYDNHYPVTIKNSTPEELANQSMAVVKNLGVAFTYNEPFVNFEFMVKASELIKQNNQQTVMVSNGYMNAEPLSILLENIDAFNIDLKAFSEKFYRKYSKATLKPVLETIQKIAQSGKHLEITNLVIPTLNDEDDEFEKMCDWIANETGKNTVLHLSRFFPRYELNQYPTPVETLFHLYDVAKKKLNHVYIGNLATEIHSNTYCPTCKTMLIERTYYRVKLNAIDSDGKCTTCGTPVISHC; translated from the coding sequence ATGAACGAAGCTCTTTTCTATTCCAAGCTCGATGATAATCATGTACAGTGCATGTTGTGTCCCCGGTATTGTCATATCGAGCCCGGGTACTTCGGGAATTGCCATGCCCGTAAGAATTGTGACGGGCAGTTAATTTCAACTGTTTACGGAAAACTGGCTGCGATCAATACCGATCCCATCGAGAAAAAACCTTTGTACCATTTCTTCCCGGGAAGGGAGATCTTATCGGTAGGTACTACCGGATGCAATCTGCATTGTATTTTTTGCCAGAACTTCACGCTTTCTCAATATGACAACCATTATCCGGTGACGATTAAAAATAGTACACCGGAAGAACTGGCAAATCAATCGATGGCGGTGGTTAAAAATCTGGGGGTTGCATTCACCTATAATGAGCCGTTTGTAAATTTTGAATTTATGGTTAAAGCTTCCGAACTGATCAAACAAAACAATCAGCAAACGGTGATGGTGAGCAATGGGTATATGAATGCGGAGCCACTTTCCATTCTACTGGAAAATATCGATGCTTTCAATATTGACCTGAAAGCTTTCAGTGAAAAATTCTACCGGAAATATTCTAAAGCGACGTTGAAGCCGGTACTTGAAACCATCCAGAAAATTGCCCAAAGCGGGAAGCATCTTGAGATAACGAATTTGGTTATTCCTACGCTGAATGACGAGGATGATGAATTTGAGAAAATGTGTGACTGGATTGCCAATGAGACCGGTAAAAATACGGTATTACACCTTTCCCGCTTTTTTCCCAGATATGAACTGAACCAATACCCTACTCCGGTTGAAACCTTATTCCACCTTTATGATGTAGCCAAAAAGAAACTAAACCATGTGTATATCGGCAATCTGGCAACAGAGATTCACAGCAACACCTATTGTCCAACCTGTAAAACCATGCTGATTGAGCGAACGTATTATCGGGTAAAACTTAACGCAATTGATTCGGACGGAAAGTGTACGACATGCGGCACACCGGTTATTTCCCATTGTTGA
- a CDS encoding YicC/YloC family endoribonuclease: protein MTGYGKAECELPSKKITIEIKSLNSKQLDINSRFPGIYREKDIEVRKIIAEKLERGKVDFSLYCEQLGLESNAVINKPIVNAYYTQLAEIYRDLNMEMSELAITSILRLPDAVKVDHEELDEEEWKMIVSRINAAIDMLNSFRVQEGNALEADIVSHIDLIVKLKNQIEPYESERIERIKTRLSDALSNLSDNVQADPNRFEQELIFYLEKLDINEEKVRLENHCTYFIETINEPYPSGKKLAFIAQEIGREINTLGSKANHSEIQKLVIKMKDELEKIKEQLLNIL, encoded by the coding sequence ATGACAGGCTACGGTAAAGCCGAATGTGAACTTCCTTCAAAGAAAATTACCATAGAAATTAAGTCACTGAACAGTAAACAACTCGACATAAACAGTCGCTTTCCCGGTATTTACAGGGAAAAGGATATTGAGGTACGGAAAATCATTGCCGAAAAGCTGGAGCGTGGCAAAGTTGATTTCAGTCTTTATTGTGAACAACTGGGGCTTGAATCGAATGCGGTGATCAATAAACCCATTGTCAATGCCTATTATACCCAGCTTGCCGAAATTTACCGTGATTTGAACATGGAAATGTCGGAACTGGCCATTACCAGTATCTTGCGCCTTCCCGATGCGGTAAAAGTCGATCACGAAGAACTCGATGAAGAGGAATGGAAAATGATTGTTTCCAGGATCAATGCAGCCATCGACATGCTGAATAGCTTCAGGGTACAGGAAGGGAATGCTCTTGAAGCCGATATTGTCAGCCATATTGATTTGATTGTAAAGTTAAAGAATCAGATAGAACCTTACGAAAGCGAGCGGATTGAACGGATCAAAACCCGATTGAGCGATGCGTTGAGCAATTTATCGGACAATGTGCAGGCCGACCCCAACCGCTTTGAGCAGGAACTGATTTTCTATCTCGAAAAGCTCGATATCAACGAAGAGAAGGTTCGGCTGGAAAACCACTGCACCTATTTTATCGAAACCATCAACGAGCCCTATCCATCGGGTAAAAAACTTGCTTTCATTGCTCAGGAGATCGGGCGCGAGATCAACACACTCGGATCAAAGGCAAACCATTCGGAAATACAGAAGCTTGTAATCAAAATGAAAGACGAGCTTGAAAAAATCAAAGAGCAATTGCTGAATATTTTGTAA
- the gmk gene encoding guanylate kinase, with the protein MKGKLIIFSAPSGAGKTTIVKHLLSKNLGLEFSVSATSRPIRGAEVDGKDYYFISSEEFKRRVDHEEFLEYEEVYPGIYYGTLKSEVERIRLQGGHVIFDVDVVGGCNIKKYYGDEALSVFVQPPSAEELKKRLVGRSTDCEEVIATRLAKANYEMTFAPRFDVILINNVLEEALKEAEKIVTDFLAS; encoded by the coding sequence ATGAAAGGGAAGCTGATTATATTTTCTGCTCCGTCGGGAGCCGGGAAAACAACCATTGTAAAACATTTGTTGAGTAAAAACCTGGGGCTCGAATTTTCGGTTTCAGCCACCAGCCGCCCTATTCGGGGTGCCGAAGTCGATGGGAAAGATTACTATTTCATCTCTTCGGAAGAATTTAAACGCCGGGTCGATCACGAAGAGTTTTTGGAGTACGAAGAAGTGTACCCCGGGATTTATTACGGTACGTTGAAAAGTGAGGTGGAACGCATCAGGCTGCAAGGCGGGCATGTCATTTTCGATGTCGATGTGGTTGGCGGATGCAATATCAAGAAATATTACGGCGATGAGGCCTTGTCGGTTTTTGTGCAGCCACCTTCGGCCGAAGAGCTGAAGAAAAGATTGGTTGGCCGTTCGACCGATTGTGAAGAGGTGATTGCCACACGGCTTGCCAAAGCGAACTACGAAATGACTTTTGCCCCGCGTTTTGATGTCATCCTCATTAACAATGTGCTGGAAGAGGCATTGAAGGAGGCCGAAAAGATTGTGACCGATTTTCTAGCCAGCTAA
- the nadD gene encoding nicotinate (nicotinamide) nucleotide adenylyltransferase yields MKAGLFFGSFNPVHNGHLAIARYMVENGGIDELWFVVSPQNPFKKSENLLDDASRYAMVCLAIKEEAQFRACDVELHLPKPSYTIDTLTFLKEQYPDDEFVIIIGADNYVHLPKWKEYEKLVGEYAFLIYPRPGFVIDDGHFSGNFTLVNSPLMDISSTEIRQAIAEKREVGHLLPPEVLGYIRAYNLYCNQ; encoded by the coding sequence ATGAAAGCCGGGCTCTTTTTTGGATCGTTTAACCCGGTACACAATGGTCATTTGGCTATTGCCCGCTACATGGTTGAAAACGGAGGGATCGATGAGCTCTGGTTTGTGGTTTCACCCCAAAATCCGTTCAAAAAGAGTGAAAACCTGCTCGATGATGCAAGCCGTTATGCCATGGTTTGCCTTGCCATTAAAGAGGAGGCTCAATTCAGGGCCTGCGATGTGGAACTTCATCTGCCAAAACCTTCCTACACCATTGATACCCTCACTTTTTTGAAGGAACAATATCCTGACGACGAATTTGTTATCATTATTGGCGCCGATAATTATGTACATCTGCCGAAATGGAAGGAATATGAGAAGCTGGTAGGCGAATATGCTTTCTTGATCTATCCCCGGCCGGGGTTCGTGATTGATGACGGCCATTTTTCCGGAAATTTTACGCTGGTAAATTCTCCGCTAATGGATATTTCATCAACTGAAATCCGCCAGGCCATTGCGGAAAAGAGAGAGGTTGGCCACTTATTGCCACCGGAAGTGCTCGGGTATATCCGGGCGTACAACCTTTATTGCAACCAATAA
- a CDS encoding FAD:protein FMN transferase, whose translation MTTKSIGITFLAIILLSGCKTKAYEYTKVAGFAQGTTYHITYENKKGKDYKADIDKMLNDFNKSLSVWDSASIISRINRNEPTVETDDWFEASYKKSVEINRLSDGAFDITVGPVVRAWGFSNLPYAKHDSTYIDSLKQFVGMDKIQLKKHHLIKSMPGVQLDMNGLAQGYSVDVVCRFFDHKGIKNYMVEIGGEVRAKGKNGSGKLWKIGVDKPVDDNMDPGKMLEAVIELDNKSVSTSGNYRKFYIENGVKYSHTIDPKTGRPAHNTLLSATVVAPDCITADALATAFMVMGVEKGKEFLKKLPDVDVLFIYSDSQGNMKVYTSEGMNKMVVEIAK comes from the coding sequence ATGACAACAAAATCGATTGGTATTACTTTCCTGGCAATTATACTGCTTTCGGGTTGCAAAACAAAAGCTTACGAGTACACCAAAGTTGCTGGTTTTGCCCAGGGAACCACCTATCATATTACCTACGAGAACAAAAAAGGCAAGGATTACAAAGCCGATATCGATAAAATGCTGAACGATTTTAATAAATCGCTCTCGGTATGGGATTCTGCGTCGATTATTTCGCGGATCAACCGCAACGAACCAACCGTGGAAACCGACGACTGGTTCGAAGCATCCTATAAGAAATCGGTCGAAATCAACCGGCTTTCTGACGGCGCCTTCGACATTACGGTGGGTCCTGTTGTTCGCGCCTGGGGATTCAGCAACCTGCCTTATGCCAAACACGATTCAACCTATATCGACAGCCTGAAACAATTTGTCGGCATGGATAAGATCCAGCTGAAGAAGCATCATCTCATCAAGTCGATGCCGGGTGTTCAGCTCGATATGAACGGGCTGGCGCAGGGATATTCGGTCGATGTGGTTTGCCGCTTCTTCGACCACAAGGGGATCAAGAATTACATGGTCGAAATTGGGGGCGAAGTTCGGGCAAAAGGGAAAAATGGTTCCGGCAAACTGTGGAAGATTGGCGTGGATAAACCGGTCGACGATAACATGGATCCGGGAAAAATGCTTGAAGCAGTGATTGAACTGGATAACAAATCGGTTTCTACCTCAGGGAATTACCGTAAGTTTTACATCGAGAATGGCGTTAAGTATTCTCACACCATCGATCCCAAAACAGGCCGTCCGGCACACAATACCTTACTCAGCGCGACCGTGGTTGCCCCCGATTGCATTACCGCCGATGCATTGGCTACCGCTTTCATGGTCATGGGGGTTGAAAAAGGGAAGGAGTTCCTCAAAAAACTTCCGGATGTTGACGTGCTTTTTATCTACAGCGATTCTCAGGGAAACATGAAGGTTTACACATCGGAAGGGATGAACAAAATGGTGGTCGAAATTGCCAAATAG
- a CDS encoding transposase has product MQNSVAPYSPRNPRLSDYYRCVEDYFEELERVHEERYQSRFGYLRPEIRLTIFRYLDCGCLHNGFARVKCDDCGHEYLVAFSCKRRHFCPSCHQKRVVEFGEWFLDDLAVTVPHRHIVFSIPKLIRRCFLFDRTLLADLSRTAWETLREYMTGTDNSMPGCACSIQTFGDFLGFNPHCHIIISDGTFDEHGIFHITPYYDFHALEQLFRHKVLKMLLDKGAITQWHIDLLMSWHHSGFNVHICEPIAADDRDALEKLAHYIIRCQFSQERMTYIEQSGTVIYRSKDGHTTKSFSALDWLAMIISHIPRHGEQMVRYYGYYSNAARGKRRKLGMDDNDTPQIVEQEADTPYRKKCRANWARLIQKVYETDPLTCPNCKGVMRILAFIEEEPVIRRILDHLGLWDVPKRQPQCGRGPPVIVEAEPALVYADSQIIEYEEAYFIPEYL; this is encoded by the coding sequence ATGCAAAACTCCGTTGCGCCATACAGCCCGCGCAATCCCCGGTTATCCGACTATTACCGCTGTGTTGAGGATTATTTCGAGGAGCTGGAGCGGGTACACGAGGAGCGGTATCAGTCCCGTTTCGGGTATCTGAGACCTGAAATCAGGTTAACGATCTTTCGTTACCTAGACTGCGGCTGTCTGCACAATGGTTTCGCCCGTGTGAAGTGCGATGACTGCGGTCACGAATATCTGGTCGCTTTTTCCTGCAAGCGCCGTCACTTCTGCCCGTCATGCCATCAGAAACGGGTGGTGGAGTTCGGCGAATGGTTTCTCGATGATCTTGCCGTCACCGTACCACATCGTCACATTGTCTTCTCCATCCCCAAGCTGATCCGCCGCTGTTTCCTGTTTGATCGCACACTTCTTGCCGATCTAAGCCGCACCGCCTGGGAGACGCTGAGAGAGTACATGACAGGCACAGACAACTCCATGCCCGGCTGCGCCTGCTCCATCCAGACCTTCGGCGACTTCCTCGGTTTCAACCCTCACTGCCACATCATAATATCCGATGGCACCTTTGACGAGCATGGCATCTTCCACATCACTCCGTATTACGATTTCCACGCACTGGAACAGCTCTTCCGGCACAAGGTCTTGAAGATGCTGCTGGATAAGGGTGCCATCACCCAGTGGCACATTGATCTGCTCATGTCCTGGCATCACAGCGGCTTCAACGTACATATCTGCGAGCCGATAGCGGCTGATGACCGCGACGCCTTGGAGAAGCTGGCCCATTACATCATCCGCTGCCAGTTCTCGCAGGAGCGGATGACCTACATTGAACAGAGCGGCACGGTCATCTACCGCTCAAAAGACGGCCACACGACCAAAAGCTTCAGCGCCCTTGACTGGCTGGCTATGATCATCAGCCACATTCCGCGGCATGGCGAGCAGATGGTGCGCTACTACGGCTACTACAGCAACGCCGCCAGAGGCAAGCGCAGGAAGCTAGGGATGGACGACAACGACACACCGCAGATTGTCGAACAAGAGGCCGACACACCATATCGCAAAAAGTGCCGTGCCAACTGGGCCAGGCTGATCCAGAAGGTCTACGAGACCGATCCGTTGACCTGCCCGAACTGCAAAGGTGTCATGCGGATACTGGCGTTTATCGAAGAAGAGCCGGTGATCCGCAGGATTCTGGATCATCTGGGGTTGTGGGATGTCCCGAAGCGGCAACCGCAATGTGGCAGGGGGCCGCCGGTAATAGTGGAAGCTGAACCAGCGCTGGTGTACGCCGACAGCCAGATTATTGAGTATGAAGAGGCGTACTTCATCCCGGAATACCTGTGA
- a CDS encoding Txe/YoeB family addiction module toxin gives MMIKFSTAAWEDYLYWQTTDKAMLKRINQLIRDIQREPFAGIGKPEPLKHQLAGFWSRRIDSCHRLVYAVEGDTLLIAQCRDHY, from the coding sequence ATGATGATAAAATTCTCAACCGCAGCATGGGAGGACTATCTCTACTGGCAGACTACCGACAAGGCGATGCTGAAACGGATCAATCAACTTATCCGGGATATCCAGCGAGAACCGTTTGCCGGTATCGGCAAGCCGGAACCGCTCAAACATCAATTGGCCGGTTTCTGGTCACGCAGAATAGACAGCTGCCACCGCTTGGTCTATGCGGTTGAAGGTGATACGCTCCTGATTGCACAGTGTAGAGATCATTATTGA
- a CDS encoding type II toxin-antitoxin system Phd/YefM family antitoxin: MNALTYTYTRQHFAEVMKSVNEDHVPVVVTSQRGKPVVILSLDDFHAYEETAYLLRNPQGAKRLLESVEELRAGGGQTRDLTE; this comes from the coding sequence ATGAATGCCCTGACCTATACCTATACGCGCCAGCATTTTGCAGAGGTCATGAAATCAGTAAATGAAGACCACGTTCCCGTGGTGGTGACCAGCCAGCGCGGCAAACCGGTTGTCATCCTTTCCCTCGACGATTTCCACGCTTATGAAGAAACCGCCTATCTGCTCCGTAATCCCCAAGGGGCCAAACGGTTGCTTGAATCTGTGGAGGAACTGCGTGCAGGCGGAGGGCAGACCAGAGACCTGACGGAATGA
- the cbiB gene encoding adenosylcobinamide-phosphate synthase CbiB encodes MIPLYQQILLAILLDLLLGDPRWLPHPVQGIGWLAQRSEASLRRLIANPKLAGIVAVVWVVGSTTLIGFGLLKGAALLHPLAGDIIAILLLYTCFATRSLHDHALAVYRPLQAGDLAEARQRVSWLVGRDTEQLDEGEVTRAAVESVAENTVDGCTAPLLFACLGGPLGALAYKAISTLDSTFGYKNERYLQFGWASARLDDLANLLPARLTALLVIPAALLLRLHPGNALRIFRRDRHNHPSPNGGQIEAAVAGALEVRLGGVNSYFGQPSTRPFMGDPLQPLQARHILQAVQLMWLVYGLTALIGVGGRCI; translated from the coding sequence GTGATTCCTCTCTACCAACAAATACTACTGGCAATCCTGCTGGACCTGCTGCTGGGCGACCCGCGCTGGCTGCCCCATCCGGTGCAGGGGATCGGCTGGCTGGCCCAGCGTTCTGAAGCATCGCTGCGCCGTCTGATTGCCAATCCAAAACTGGCTGGTATTGTTGCCGTTGTCTGGGTGGTGGGCAGTACGACCCTGATCGGTTTTGGGCTGTTAAAGGGAGCTGCTCTGCTGCATCCACTGGCAGGAGATATCATAGCAATCCTGCTGCTCTATACCTGCTTTGCAACCCGCTCCCTGCATGACCATGCCCTGGCTGTTTACCGGCCTTTGCAAGCTGGTGATCTGGCAGAAGCGCGGCAGCGGGTAAGCTGGCTGGTAGGGCGGGACACGGAGCAGCTGGATGAAGGTGAGGTGACCCGAGCAGCGGTGGAGTCGGTGGCGGAAAACACGGTGGATGGCTGTACGGCGCCGCTGCTGTTCGCCTGTCTGGGCGGGCCGCTGGGGGCGCTGGCCTACAAGGCGATCAGCACCCTGGATTCCACCTTTGGCTATAAAAACGAGCGTTATTTGCAGTTTGGCTGGGCATCCGCCCGGTTGGATGACCTGGCCAATCTGCTGCCTGCCCGGCTGACTGCCTTGCTGGTTATCCCCGCAGCCCTGCTGCTAAGGTTACATCCGGGGAATGCCTTGCGGATCTTCCGACGGGATCGCCACAATCACCCCAGCCCCAACGGCGGCCAGATTGAGGCGGCGGTGGCCGGTGCCTTGGAGGTGCGACTGGGAGGAGTGAACAGCTACTTTGGCCAGCCCAGTACCAGACCGTTTATGGGAGATCCGCTGCAGCCGTTGCAGGCACGGCATATTCTGCAGGCGGTGCAACTGATGTGGCTGGTGTACGGTCTGACGGCACTGATCGGGGTGGGTGGGCGGTGCATTTGA
- a CDS encoding ATP-binding protein codes for MYIKQRQLENLKNLLKPGKVVVIYGARRTGKTTLLNEYLKTEPGPYLLVSGEDIIIQGYLSSQSIEKLKAFVGNNRLLVIDEAQKVQNIGINLKLIVDHIPGIRVIATGSSSFDLARSIGEPLTGRKNTLIQYPLAQLELAAMEQRHETDSRLENRLIYGSYPEIVLLQDNREREQYLKEIVSSYLYKDILELEGIRQSAKIGRLLQLIAFQIGKEVSYSELGTSLGMSKNTADHYLDLLEKAFVLRKLGGFSRNLRNEVTKNSRYYFVDNGVRNALINNFNPLELRNDPGELWENYLVMERLKRQEYLRETANNYFWRTYTKKELDLVEERDGKLHGYEIKWGKARPGAPKEWTMGYPEATWNLISRDNYLTFVA; via the coding sequence ATGTATATCAAACAGCGACAACTGGAAAACCTTAAAAACTTATTGAAGCCTGGAAAGGTGGTCGTCATTTATGGCGCCCGGCGTACCGGTAAAACCACCCTTCTCAACGAGTACCTGAAAACGGAACCGGGACCGTATCTTCTGGTAAGTGGAGAGGATATTATCATTCAGGGCTATCTCTCTTCTCAATCCATTGAGAAGTTGAAGGCCTTCGTCGGAAACAATCGGTTGTTGGTGATAGATGAAGCACAAAAAGTTCAGAACATCGGCATCAACCTCAAGCTGATCGTTGATCATATTCCCGGTATTCGGGTCATCGCCACAGGGTCATCGTCCTTTGACTTGGCCAGAAGCATTGGCGAACCACTTACTGGGAGGAAAAATACACTAATCCAGTATCCGCTGGCACAGCTGGAACTGGCGGCCATGGAGCAACGACATGAAACCGACAGCCGCCTCGAAAATCGCCTGATATACGGCTCATACCCCGAAATTGTGCTGCTGCAGGACAACCGCGAACGTGAGCAGTATCTCAAGGAAATTGTATCTTCATACCTGTACAAGGATATCCTGGAGCTTGAGGGAATCAGACAATCGGCCAAGATCGGCAGACTGCTCCAGCTCATCGCCTTCCAGATCGGCAAGGAAGTGTCTTACTCCGAACTTGGTACAAGTCTCGGTATGAGCAAGAACACAGCGGATCATTACCTCGATCTCCTTGAAAAAGCCTTTGTCCTCCGAAAACTTGGAGGTTTCAGCCGCAACCTGAGAAACGAGGTAACCAAGAACAGCAGGTACTATTTTGTGGATAACGGCGTACGCAACGCCCTGATCAACAACTTCAACCCGCTTGAGCTGCGCAATGATCCGGGTGAACTCTGGGAAAACTATCTGGTCATGGAACGGCTCAAGCGTCAGGAGTATCTAAGGGAAACGGCCAACAACTATTTCTGGCGTACCTACACGAAAAAAGAGCTGGACCTTGTGGAGGAGCGGGACGGGAAGCTTCACGGATACGAGATAAAATGGGGCAAGGCCAGGCCCGGTGCGCCGAAGGAGTGGACAATGGGTTATCCCGAGGCAACCTGGAATCTGATAAGTCGTGATAATTATTTGACGTTTGTCGCCTGA
- a CDS encoding GNAT family N-acetyltransferase has protein sequence MDSEEPPNVRVACSGDIDEVVRLMHDAAAWMSAKGTPAWDVARIDRTFAETFVLRSELLVASCSDGIVGCCTLSAEDPEFWPDALKGEAAYLHKLAVRRTHAGRGVSSALIEACRHAARTTPARPPGLRGNMAPASSMHQVPQPMVMANWVFLMTKQSCRACVQ, from the coding sequence ATGGACAGCGAGGAGCCTCCGAACGTTCGGGTCGCCTGCTCGGGTGATATCGACGAGGTTGTGCGGCTGATGCACGACGCTGCGGCGTGGATGTCCGCCAAGGGAACGCCCGCCTGGGACGTCGCGCGGATCGACCGGACATTCGCGGAGACCTTCGTCCTGAGATCCGAGCTCCTAGTCGCGAGTTGCAGCGACGGCATCGTCGGCTGTTGCACCTTGTCGGCCGAGGATCCCGAGTTCTGGCCCGACGCCCTCAAGGGGGAGGCCGCATATCTGCACAAGCTCGCGGTGCGACGGACACATGCGGGCCGGGGTGTCAGCTCCGCGCTGATCGAGGCTTGCCGCCATGCCGCGCGAACTACACCTGCAAGACCGCCCGGTTTGCGCGGGAACATGGCGCCCGCTTCATCTATGCATCAAGTGCCGCAACCTATGGTAATGGCGAACTGGGTTTTTCTGATGACGAAGCAATCTTGCCGCGCTTGCGTCCAATGA
- the sul1 gene encoding sulfonamide-resistant dihydropteroate synthase Sul1: MVTVFGILNLTEDSFFDESRRLDPAGAVTAAIEMLRVGSDVVDVGPAASHPDARPVSPADEIRRIAPLLDALSDQMHRVSIDSFQPETQRYALKRGVGYLNDIQGFPDPALYPDIAEADCRLVVMHSAQRDGIATRTGHLRPEDALDEIVRFFEARVSALRRSGVAADRLILDPGMGFFLSPAPETSLHVLSNLQKLKSALGLPLLVSVSRKSFLGATVGLPVKDLGPASLAAELHAIGNGADYVRTHAPGDLRSAITFSETLAKFRSRDARDRGLDHA, translated from the coding sequence ATGGTGACGGTGTTCGGCATTCTGAATCTCACCGAGGACTCCTTCTTCGATGAGAGCCGGCGGCTAGACCCCGCCGGCGCTGTCACCGCGGCGATCGAAATGCTGCGAGTCGGATCAGACGTCGTGGATGTCGGACCGGCCGCCAGCCATCCGGACGCGAGGCCTGTATCGCCGGCCGATGAGATCAGACGTATTGCGCCGCTCTTAGACGCCCTGTCCGATCAGATGCACCGTGTTTCAATCGACAGCTTCCAACCGGAAACCCAGCGCTATGCGCTCAAGCGCGGCGTGGGCTACCTGAACGATATCCAAGGATTTCCTGACCCTGCGCTCTATCCCGATATTGCTGAGGCGGACTGCAGGCTGGTGGTTATGCACTCAGCGCAGCGGGATGGCATCGCCACCCGCACCGGTCACCTTCGACCCGAAGACGCGCTCGACGAGATTGTGCGGTTCTTCGAGGCGCGGGTTTCCGCCTTGCGACGGAGCGGGGTCGCTGCCGACCGGCTCATCCTCGATCCGGGGATGGGATTTTTCTTGAGCCCCGCACCGGAAACATCGCTGCACGTGCTGTCGAACCTTCAAAAGCTGAAGTCGGCGTTGGGGCTTCCGCTATTGGTCTCGGTGTCGCGGAAATCCTTCTTGGGCGCCACCGTTGGCCTTCCTGTAAAGGATCTGGGTCCAGCGAGCCTTGCGGCGGAACTTCACGCGATCGGCAATGGCGCTGACTACGTCCGCACCCACGCGCCTGGAGATCTGCGAAGCGCAATCACCTTCTCGGAAACCCTCGCGAAATTTCGCAGTCGCGACGCCAGAGACCGAGGGTTAGATCATGCCTAG
- a CDS encoding quaternary ammonium compound efflux SMR transporter QacE delta 1, with the protein MKGWLFLVIAIVGEVIATSALKSSEGFTKLAPSAVVIIGYGIAFYFLSLVLKSIPVGVAYAVWSGLGVVIITAIAWLLHGQKLDAWGFVGMGLIIAAFLLARSPSWKSLRRPTPW; encoded by the coding sequence ATGAAAGGCTGGCTTTTTCTTGTTATCGCAATAGTTGGCGAAGTAATCGCAACATCCGCATTAAAATCTAGCGAGGGCTTTACTAAGCTTGCCCCTTCCGCCGTTGTCATAATCGGTTATGGCATCGCATTTTATTTTCTTTCTCTGGTTCTGAAATCCATCCCTGTCGGTGTTGCTTATGCAGTCTGGTCGGGACTCGGCGTCGTCATAATTACAGCCATTGCCTGGTTGCTTCATGGGCAAAAGCTTGATGCGTGGGGCTTTGTAGGTATGGGGCTCATAATTGCTGCCTTTTTGCTCGCCCGATCCCCATCGTGGAAGTCGCTGCGGAGGCCGACGCCATGGTGA
- a CDS encoding transposase — protein MSPSAGQKLLSWFSVSPQNLVKSSQIALTVTWFGWYRCSLEKANSYPRMANECLEKVRKEIRGSLTDKQRRGLMHDRFILLKREEKLEGLDRITLESWTKNYPALGAAYRAKEDFFGIYDAMTVQDAMHRFKTWELNLTPDIKDAFHPLTRAVNNWMPEIMAYFDHPVTNAYTESLNNLIRVMNRLGRGYSFEALRAKILFTEGVCKVRKPKFQKPARQEEKMEYFHMTTGFSKMTTSTREPEPEINYGADISTLVRLIEEGRL, from the coding sequence ATGAGTCCGTCAGCAGGTCAAAAACTCCTCAGTTGGTTCTCTGTTTCCCCTCAAAATCTGGTGAAATCCTCCCAAATAGCGTTGACGGTCACTTGGTTTGGATGGTATCGTTGCAGCCTCGAAAAAGCAAATTCCTATCCCCGAATGGCCAACGAATGCCTGGAGAAAGTACGAAAGGAAATTCGCGGGAGTCTAACTGATAAACAGCGCAGAGGCCTGATGCATGACCGGTTCATTCTTTTGAAGCGAGAAGAGAAGCTTGAAGGACTTGATCGGATTACCTTGGAGTCATGGACAAAGAACTACCCGGCATTAGGTGCTGCCTACCGAGCCAAGGAAGATTTCTTCGGTATCTATGACGCCATGACCGTCCAGGATGCAATGCACCGGTTCAAGACATGGGAATTGAATCTAACCCCAGATATTAAAGATGCCTTCCATCCCTTGACCCGAGCAGTCAATAATTGGATGCCGGAGATCATGGCTTACTTTGATCACCCGGTTACCAATGCCTACACCGAGTCGTTGAACAACCTGATCAGAGTAATGAATAGATTGGGCAGGGGCTACAGTTTTGAAGCGCTTAGAGCGAAGATTCTCTTTACTGAAGGTGTTTGCAAAGTAAGGAAACCCAAGTTTCAGAAACCGGCACGGCAGGAAGAGAAGATGGAATATTTTCATATGACAACTGGCTTCTCCAAAATGACTACGTCAACACGAGAGCCAGAACCTGAAATCAACTACGGAGCCGACATATCAACATTGGTGAGGTTGATTGAAGAAGGACGACTCTGA